The proteins below come from a single Portunus trituberculatus isolate SZX2019 chromosome 34, ASM1759143v1, whole genome shotgun sequence genomic window:
- the LOC123512695 gene encoding uncharacterized protein LOC123512695 isoform X2, protein MEEAGLSSERIASPPWNSLLPDVLSVLVYLQDADGGVQAVMCCEGGTVRLPRRTIGHDYNAGTSAQSRDTPLPQLAQSIAAAAAGIPPPPRWTPQLLQLSKVFDPVMKRHYHHYVFAFPVDAATWSKVEDNSVRQKVSLEKLKTSHVERREVVWLVERIARRVVGAHMKEVSASQLWQEMDQAQSEEELLRSSGFKEQDLELISGAFVRCSYPYTTVCLGDVKQLLGDLGWQNREEDIFRALDRQRTGELSHVDFVHGLVAMDPMTPHGKRPGEIRSWYIFRYYDQDSNSVLEKEDIHNLVTDLAKLQGQDSSALAITERTKAALEVFAASDDSCVVPEGFLSAIGTLQFRGTSLLFRASTAIIPYMVCKFGVVSPRRKSPLKDSPKGHGSTRGLKRIKRDCSTSPPTHHTGSPKNCMEEKSCQMEVDTNSQASIPLSDGAFQSPGNRRYTLAQHTVKVRRSGQIIDTQLLLDMERAGEVSDTGFDVEKTNEASVLTTALVSAEKPARHFDRYLSVDAFNTRSLPNEMVAALRFFEHNKKDKPALHWGEVDLVKLGQYIISLCAAIRCIFEGEPRMLVLSSPCYILGDLHGNYRDLICFEKALWRIGPHLTPSNFLFLGDYVDRGEYGIEVVAYLFAQKLQAPTKFFMLRGNHEVRDIQKQFTFYKYVLEITSLRLGLKSSVSISLGKAWGTMFGKQ, encoded by the exons ATGGAGGAGGCGGGCTTGTCGAGTGAGCGGATCGCTTCACCACCCTGGAACAGCCTCCTTCCTGACGTGCTCTCCGTCCTGGTGTACCTGCAGGACGCTGACGGGGGTGTGCAGGCGGTGATGTGCTGCGAGGGCGGCACGGTGAGGCTGCCCAGGAGGACGATAGGCCATGACTATAACGCCGGCACGTCAGCCcag TCAAGGGACACTCCACTCCCCCAGCTGGCCCAGAGCattgcagcggcggcggcgggcatTCCCCCACCACCACGCTGGACCCCTCAACTCCTCCAGCTGAGCAAGGTGTTTGATCCTGTCATGAAGcgacactatcaccactatgTGTTTGCCTTCCCTGTTGACGCTGCCACCTGGAGCAAG GTGGAGGATAATTCAGTGAGGCAGAAGGTGAGCCTGGAAAAGCTGAAGACAAGCcatgtggagaggagagaggtcgTGTGGCTGGTGGAGCGCATTGCTAGGcgggtggtgg GTGCCCACATGaaagaggtgagtgcaagtcaGCTGTGGCAGGAGATGGACCAAGcacagagtgaggaggagctgcTGAGGTCTTCGGGTTTCAAGGAACAAG ATCTGGAGCTTATTTCTGGGGCATTTGTGAGGTGCAGTTACCCCTACACCACTGTCTGCCTGGGGGACGTCAAGCAGCTCCTGGGAGACCTCGGCTGGCAAAACAGGGAGGAGGACATCTTTAG GGCACTGGACAGACAGAGAACTGGTGAGCTCTCTCATGTGGATTTTGTGCATGGGTTAGTGGCAATGGACCCAATGACACCACACGGCAAGCGTCCCGGTGAAATCAGGTCTTGGTACATCTTCAG GTACTATGACCAGGACAGCAACAGtgtgttggagaaggaggacatcCACAACTTGGTGACAGACTTAGCAAAGCTGCAGGGACAGGACAGCTCTGCACTGGCCATCACTGAGAGGACCAAGGCAGCACTGGA AGTATTTGCAGCCTCAGATGACAGCTGTGTGGTTCCCGAGGGCTTTCTGAGTGCTATTGGTACCCTACAGTTTCGAGGAACTTCACTACTCTTCAGAGCCTCCACCGCCATCATTCCCTACATGGTGTGCAAGTTTGGAGTGGTCAG TCCCCGTCGCAAGAGCCCCCTGAAAGACTCTCCCAAGGGTCACGGTTCTACAAGGGGGTTGAAGAGGATCAAACGCGACTGTAgcacctccccacccacccaccacaccggCTCACCCAAGAACTGCATGGAGGAGAAGAGCTGTCAGATGGAGGTGGACACCAACTCCCAAG CCTCCATTCCGCTGAGTGATGGAGCGTTCCAAAGCCCAGGCAACCGTCGGTACACCCTCGCTCAGCACACTGTGAAGGTGCGACGCTCTGGACAGATCATtgacacacagctgctgctcgACATGGAAC GTGCTGGAGAGGTATCAGACACAGGCTTTGACGTGGAGAAGACGAATGAGGCGTCCGTATTGACCACAGCGCTAGTGTCTGCAGAGAAGCCAGCCAGGCATTTTGATAGGTACCTCTCAGTTGACGCCTTCAATACCAGATCCCTTCCCAACGAGATGGTGGCTGCCCTGCGTTTCTTTGAGCACAACAAGAAGGATAAGCCGGCATTGCACTGGGGAGAG GTGGACTTGGTGAAACTTGGCCAGTACATCATCTCCCTGTGTGCTGCCATTCGCTGCATCTTTGAGGGTGAGCCACGCATGCTGgtgctctcctctccctgctaCATACTGG GAGATCTTCACGGGAACTACCGAGACCTGATCTGCTTTGAGAAGGCACTGTGGAGGATTGGGCCGCACCTCACACCCTCCAACTTCCTGTTCCTTGGTGACTATGTGGACCGTGGGGAGTATGGCATAGAG GTGGTGGCATACCTCTTTGCCCAGAAGCTCCAGGCCCCCACTAAGTTCTTCATGCTGCGAGGAAACCATGAAGTGCGTGACATACAGAAACAATTCACCTTCTACAAGTATGTGTTGGAGATCACTTCACTAAGACTCGGTTTGAAAT